One window of Acidobacteriaceae bacterium genomic DNA carries:
- a CDS encoding ABC transporter permease, producing the protein MTATSPPPRHTASPPAHRSRAASLRRKLRANPMVAAGVILLTLFTLCAIFAPLLAPHDPAQLDLAQRLLPPTHAHWFGTDELGRDVFSRTLYGARVSLLVAISVVGSSLFVGGILGCIAGFYEGWADTLINLYLTNAFLALPGILLAVAIVAFLGPSLINLIVALALAGWVNYARLVRGQVMAMKQREFVQAARSLGASDVRLMLHHILPNIIQPVLVQAAIGMAGAVLAEATLSFLGLGVQPPTATWGAMLNDARSHLFESPYLVFFPAAAVALCVLAFNLVGDGLRDLLDPRTRIREGL; encoded by the coding sequence ATGACCGCAACGTCACCGCCACCCAGACATACTGCGAGTCCGCCGGCGCATCGAAGCAGGGCCGCCTCGCTGCGCCGAAAGCTTCGCGCGAACCCGATGGTTGCCGCGGGTGTCATCCTGCTGACACTCTTTACGCTGTGCGCAATCTTTGCTCCGCTGCTGGCACCGCACGATCCCGCACAGCTCGACCTTGCACAACGCCTTCTTCCGCCTACACACGCACACTGGTTCGGCACAGACGAACTCGGCCGTGACGTGTTCTCGCGCACGCTCTATGGCGCTCGCGTTTCGCTGCTTGTGGCGATCTCGGTTGTCGGCTCCTCGCTTTTTGTCGGCGGCATCCTCGGCTGCATCGCGGGCTTCTACGAAGGATGGGCCGACACCCTCATCAATCTCTACCTGACCAACGCGTTTCTCGCGCTTCCTGGCATTCTTCTCGCCGTTGCGATCGTTGCCTTCCTCGGCCCGAGCCTGATCAACCTGATTGTGGCGCTCGCGCTTGCCGGGTGGGTCAACTACGCACGGCTTGTCCGCGGCCAGGTCATGGCGATGAAGCAGCGCGAGTTCGTGCAGGCCGCGCGCTCGCTCGGCGCCAGTGATGTGCGCCTCATGCTTCATCACATCCTGCCGAACATCATTCAGCCGGTGCTCGTACAAGCCGCGATCGGAATGGCTGGCGCGGTGCTGGCCGAAGCCACGCTCAGCTTCCTCGGCCTCGGCGTTCAGCCGCCCACGGCCACCTGGGGCGCCATGCTCAACGACGCCCGCTCTCATCTCTTCGAGTCGCCTTACCTCGTCTTCTTCCCTGCCGCCGCCGTCGCTCTCTGCGTGCTCGCCTTCAACCTCGTCGGTGACGGCCTCCGCGATCTCCTCGATCCTCGCACTCGTATTCGCGAAGGGCTATGA
- a CDS encoding Ig-like domain repeat protein, with protein MKRDCVRLISKLAFLLFVLTAGRSFAHAQWTALSGAPNASTCLLLTDGSVMCQAGEQGTAWNRLTPKNGSYANGVWTALQSLPQPSPNPPGYGPLYYASGVLPDGRVFVIGGEYNNGYLGCRTPPPPVTNCPTTLGYVFDPTANGGTGQWSGPISVPAAYVGSDNQSITLQDGTTLIADIDSSGTIYKLDPNALTLTLVAASGKLDSNDEEGWTILPDGTVLTVDANNTANLSTGGGSAYELYDPATLTWSSPGYTPVNLADITSTGTGSREVGPAVLRPDGVVVYFGGNVSGQNATYDTNAKTWATATSFPLGSISQNSGIQLTVPDGPASILPDGNVLVEASPGVSGTSFPAGAQFFEFTLSGGALNPVSTSGGPNVSGEAAYHGRMLVLPTGEILYTHGGSDVYLYENIGTYQNAWRPVITSPPPNVLGLGNTYAISGNLFNGLSMGGSYGDDVQESTNYPLVRITNNGTGDVVYARTHGHSRMGVEAVGDTSTVISTSFDVPAGIEQGASELVVVTNGIPSANFDVNIEPASAIAFTGASATTSDYSDTATMQAVLTATGGGPLSGKTVTFVLGTGGGTETCSAMTNGSGIASCSVTPNQPAGMYTLTATFAADSSYAGSSVSTTFTVTHEEAAIAFTAANATTSDYDDAATVQAQLTTDGNPLANKTVTFVLGSGGGTETCSAMTDGSGNATCSLTPNQAAGPYTLTASFAGDGFYVPASAATPFTVTKEEDTVAFTATSPTVIANGHSTTFAAVLKEDGVTPIAGRTVSITLGTGGSAQTCSGTTDGTGTASCMILVNQPLGPDTVAANFAGDAYYLPSTVSEPVILFAFLAEGSMIVGNLNAATGTQVEFWSAQWAKDNSLSGGPAPNAFKGFASTAPQSCGGGWSSGTGNSSGPPSSVPSYMGVIVSSSVGQSGSAITGNVPAIIVVKTSPGYGPSPGHAGTGTVVAVFCQ; from the coding sequence ATGAAACGAGATTGTGTGCGGCTGATTTCCAAGCTTGCATTTCTTCTGTTCGTTCTGACGGCTGGGCGCAGCTTTGCGCATGCACAGTGGACGGCGCTGAGCGGGGCGCCGAATGCGAGTACGTGTCTCTTGCTGACCGATGGCTCGGTGATGTGCCAGGCGGGGGAACAGGGCACCGCGTGGAATCGTCTGACGCCGAAGAACGGCAGCTACGCGAACGGCGTGTGGACTGCGTTGCAGAGTCTTCCGCAGCCCAGTCCTAATCCGCCGGGATATGGTCCTCTTTATTACGCTTCCGGGGTGCTGCCGGACGGCCGGGTGTTCGTCATTGGCGGCGAATATAACAACGGCTATCTGGGGTGCAGGACCCCGCCGCCACCGGTAACGAACTGCCCCACCACGCTGGGCTATGTGTTCGATCCCACAGCCAACGGTGGAACGGGGCAGTGGTCGGGGCCCATTTCGGTTCCGGCGGCTTATGTGGGGAGCGACAATCAGTCGATCACTCTTCAGGATGGAACAACCTTGATCGCCGATATTGATTCCTCGGGCACGATCTACAAGCTGGACCCTAACGCTTTGACACTGACGCTGGTTGCCGCGAGTGGCAAGCTGGACAGCAACGACGAGGAGGGATGGACAATCCTGCCGGACGGGACGGTCTTGACGGTGGATGCGAATAACACGGCGAACCTTAGTACCGGGGGCGGAAGCGCCTACGAGCTTTACGATCCTGCGACGCTAACGTGGAGCAGTCCCGGATACACGCCGGTGAATCTGGCGGATATTACGTCGACGGGCACGGGCTCGCGCGAGGTTGGGCCGGCGGTGTTGCGGCCTGACGGCGTGGTGGTTTACTTCGGGGGCAATGTATCCGGGCAAAATGCAACGTATGACACCAATGCGAAGACATGGGCGACGGCTACATCGTTTCCGCTGGGCTCGATTTCACAGAACTCGGGGATACAGTTGACGGTTCCTGATGGACCGGCGTCCATTTTGCCGGATGGCAATGTGCTGGTCGAGGCGTCGCCGGGAGTGTCGGGAACGTCGTTCCCTGCGGGAGCGCAATTCTTCGAGTTCACCCTGTCGGGAGGGGCGCTGAACCCGGTGAGCACGAGCGGAGGCCCCAATGTCAGCGGCGAGGCCGCGTATCACGGCCGAATGCTAGTGTTGCCGACGGGGGAGATTTTGTATACGCATGGCGGGAGCGATGTTTATCTTTACGAGAACATCGGCACCTATCAGAACGCATGGAGGCCGGTGATTACGTCGCCGCCGCCGAACGTTCTTGGGCTGGGCAATACGTATGCGATCTCGGGAAACCTGTTCAACGGTCTGTCGATGGGTGGCTCTTATGGCGACGATGTCCAGGAGTCGACGAACTACCCGCTGGTGCGGATCACGAATAACGGAACTGGAGATGTTGTCTATGCGCGCACGCATGGCCACAGCCGGATGGGGGTTGAGGCAGTAGGGGATACTTCGACGGTCATCTCGACCAGCTTCGACGTACCGGCAGGTATTGAGCAGGGCGCGAGTGAGTTGGTTGTAGTAACGAACGGAATCCCTTCGGCGAACTTTGACGTGAACATTGAGCCTGCGTCCGCGATTGCGTTCACCGGTGCGAGCGCGACGACCTCGGACTACAGCGACACGGCGACGATGCAGGCCGTGCTGACTGCTACCGGCGGGGGTCCGCTTTCCGGGAAGACAGTAACGTTTGTGCTTGGTACAGGCGGCGGCACGGAGACATGCTCGGCGATGACGAATGGCTCGGGGATCGCGTCGTGCTCGGTGACACCAAATCAACCAGCGGGAATGTACACGCTGACGGCGACGTTCGCTGCGGACTCATCGTATGCGGGAAGCAGCGTGTCCACCACCTTCACGGTGACGCATGAAGAGGCTGCCATTGCATTCACGGCTGCGAACGCCACGACTTCAGACTATGACGATGCGGCGACGGTTCAGGCGCAACTGACGACCGATGGAAACCCGCTCGCGAATAAGACAGTGACGTTTGTGCTGGGTTCGGGCGGTGGCACTGAGACTTGCTCGGCGATGACAGATGGCTCCGGAAACGCAACTTGTTCGTTGACGCCGAACCAGGCGGCGGGTCCATATACGTTGACTGCGAGCTTTGCGGGAGACGGATTCTATGTGCCGGCTTCGGCGGCGACTCCGTTTACGGTGACCAAAGAGGAAGACACTGTGGCGTTCACGGCGACCAGTCCGACCGTGATTGCGAATGGTCACTCGACTACGTTTGCCGCTGTGTTGAAGGAGGATGGCGTAACGCCAATTGCGGGACGTACTGTCTCGATTACGCTGGGGACCGGAGGAAGCGCACAGACGTGCTCGGGCACCACGGATGGGACCGGAACGGCGAGCTGCATGATTCTTGTGAATCAGCCGCTGGGACCGGATACTGTGGCGGCTAACTTCGCCGGCGATGCGTACTATCTGCCGTCGACGGTTTCCGAGCCTGTAATTCTGTTCGCGTTCCTGGCGGAGGGGTCGATGATTGTCGGGAATCTGAATGCGGCGACAGGCACGCAGGTGGAGTTCTGGAGCGCGCAATGGGCGAAGGACAACTCGCTGAGTGGTGGACCTGCACCGAATGCGTTCAAGGGCTTTGCCAGCACGGCTCCGCAGAGTTGCGGCGGCGGGTGGAGTAGTGGCACGGGGAATAGCTCTGGTCCGCCGTCGAGCGTTCCTTCGTATATGGGAGTGATCGTGTCGAGTTCCGTCGGCCAGTCCGGCAGCGCGATTACAGGCAATGTGCCGGCTATTATTGTGGTGAAGACGAGCCCCGGATATGGACCTTCGCCTGGGCACGCCGGCACTGGAACCGTTGTTGCGGTGTTCTGCCAATAG
- a CDS encoding neutral zinc metallopeptidase — protein sequence MDWQSGGMSSDIEDRRGDSGGGGFGIGGGGGLGIVGFLVLLVISLITGHNFLGAFFGSGAPTQQVQQQTPGEPVQQSAAEDRDAHLISFTLDDVQKTWTQIFQQKGWPPYRHAKLVLFRGATYSGCGTAQAATGPFYCPNDQKVYIDLDFWDELRKFGGSTADFAQAYVIAHELGHHVQNLIGTEQKVQQLDQQEPSQRLHLSVDTELQADCYAGVWGHSAQERGIVQAGDEDAALSAAAAVGDDHLQKMAGRAVSPETWTHGSSQQRDMWFKRGFDSGDPSACNTFGGSQPD from the coding sequence ATGGATTGGCAATCAGGCGGAATGAGCAGCGACATCGAGGATCGCAGAGGCGATTCTGGCGGTGGCGGCTTTGGCATCGGCGGCGGTGGTGGGCTCGGGATCGTTGGCTTCCTTGTGCTGCTTGTCATCAGCCTGATTACCGGGCACAACTTCCTGGGCGCGTTCTTCGGAAGCGGAGCCCCGACACAACAAGTTCAGCAACAGACGCCTGGCGAGCCGGTGCAGCAGAGTGCTGCCGAGGACCGCGACGCGCACCTAATCTCGTTCACGCTGGACGACGTGCAGAAGACATGGACACAAATCTTCCAGCAGAAGGGCTGGCCGCCGTACAGACACGCCAAGCTGGTGCTGTTCCGCGGAGCAACCTACTCCGGGTGCGGGACGGCGCAGGCCGCGACAGGGCCTTTCTACTGTCCCAACGATCAGAAGGTCTATATCGATCTGGACTTTTGGGATGAGCTAAGGAAGTTCGGCGGAAGTACCGCCGACTTCGCGCAGGCGTACGTGATCGCGCATGAGCTGGGGCACCATGTCCAGAACCTGATCGGTACGGAGCAGAAGGTCCAGCAGCTGGATCAGCAGGAGCCTTCGCAGCGGCTGCACCTTTCTGTAGACACCGAGCTGCAGGCGGATTGCTATGCGGGCGTGTGGGGGCACTCGGCGCAGGAGCGCGGGATTGTGCAGGCGGGCGATGAGGATGCGGCGCTGAGTGCGGCTGCGGCCGTGGGCGACGATCATCTGCAGAAGATGGCTGGACGCGCGGTGAGTCCTGAGACGTGGACCCACGGATCAAGCCAGCAACGAGACATGTGGTTCAAGCGTGGATTCGACAGCGGCGATCCCAGCGCCTGCAATACCTTCGGAGGCAGCCAGCCGGATTAG
- a CDS encoding CAP domain-containing protein: MALRALSILAVTLLPAVAAMPSSPKARGTVAEQYLFSAANAEREQRGLPPLKWDETLYRAAQRHAGEMAARESISHQYPGELDLAGRGHIAGAKFTVIAENVAEAWNAPTIHDAWMHSPDHRANLLDPRVNSVGISVVRRGEQLYAVEDFDRSVESLSFQEQETAVASLLRTESRLYLLANVDDARRTCEMETGYAGARKPWFVMRFTTASLDRLPETLRQRLATGKYHSAVVGACDAKDSGPFTPYSIAVMLFP; encoded by the coding sequence ATGGCTCTCCGCGCTCTATCAATTCTGGCAGTCACTCTCCTGCCTGCTGTGGCAGCGATGCCCTCTTCACCCAAAGCCAGGGGGACGGTAGCTGAACAGTATCTGTTCAGCGCGGCGAATGCGGAGCGCGAGCAGCGTGGATTGCCGCCGCTGAAGTGGGATGAGACGCTGTATCGCGCAGCCCAGAGGCACGCAGGCGAGATGGCGGCGAGGGAATCGATCTCGCACCAGTATCCGGGGGAGCTTGATCTGGCTGGCCGCGGACACATCGCAGGTGCAAAGTTCACCGTCATTGCGGAGAACGTCGCCGAGGCGTGGAATGCGCCGACGATTCATGACGCGTGGATGCACTCGCCGGATCACCGGGCGAATCTGCTCGACCCTCGTGTGAATTCGGTTGGAATCAGTGTGGTGCGGCGGGGCGAGCAGCTTTATGCGGTGGAGGATTTCGATCGCAGCGTGGAGAGCCTGAGCTTTCAGGAGCAGGAGACCGCCGTTGCTTCGCTTCTACGGACAGAGTCAAGGCTGTACCTGCTTGCTAACGTCGACGATGCGCGGCGGACATGCGAGATGGAAACGGGCTACGCGGGTGCGCGGAAGCCGTGGTTTGTGATGCGGTTTACGACTGCCTCGCTGGACCGGCTGCCGGAGACGCTTCGCCAGCGGCTGGCGACCGGGAAGTACCATTCGGCTGTGGTTGGGGCCTGCGACGCGAAGGATTCAGGTCCGTTTACGCCCTATTCGATTGCAGTGATGCTGTTTCCGTAG
- a CDS encoding NAD-dependent epimerase/dehydratase family protein, with translation MSLKGEKAVVCGAGGFIGGHLVKSLLENGVEVVRAVDVKPLDEWYQVTEGVENLSLDLKDQASCHVAAKGASLVYQLAADMGGMGFIENNKALCMLSVLTNTHMLIAAKDAGVKRFFYSSSACVYNGEKQTNPDVVALKESDAYPALPEDGYGWEKLFSERMCRHFEEDFGLVARVARYHNVYGPHGTWDGGREKAPAAICRKVIEAKRSGKHDIEIWGDGHQTRSFMYIDDCVEGTQMIMESDIDEPINLGSSELVTINQLVDIVEDIAGIKLKRNYNLSAPKGVNGRNSDNTLILERLGWEPSTKLRDGMEKTYRWIEGEIERGASGK, from the coding sequence ATGAGTTTGAAGGGCGAGAAGGCGGTCGTCTGTGGTGCGGGTGGGTTCATCGGCGGCCACTTGGTTAAGAGCCTACTGGAAAACGGCGTGGAGGTGGTGCGCGCCGTTGATGTGAAACCGTTGGATGAGTGGTACCAGGTGACGGAGGGTGTGGAGAATCTCTCGCTGGACCTGAAGGACCAGGCGAGCTGTCATGTCGCGGCTAAGGGTGCGTCACTCGTGTATCAACTCGCCGCTGATATGGGCGGGATGGGCTTCATTGAGAACAACAAGGCACTGTGCATGCTGAGCGTGCTGACGAACACGCACATGCTGATTGCGGCGAAGGATGCAGGTGTGAAGCGATTCTTCTACTCGTCTTCAGCATGCGTGTACAACGGTGAGAAGCAGACGAATCCGGATGTGGTGGCGTTGAAGGAGAGCGATGCGTACCCGGCGCTGCCAGAAGACGGCTACGGTTGGGAGAAGCTTTTCAGCGAGCGCATGTGCCGGCACTTTGAGGAAGACTTCGGCCTGGTGGCGCGCGTCGCGCGGTATCACAATGTCTATGGGCCGCACGGCACCTGGGACGGTGGGCGCGAAAAGGCGCCGGCGGCGATCTGCCGAAAGGTGATCGAAGCGAAGCGTTCGGGTAAACACGATATCGAGATCTGGGGAGATGGACACCAGACGCGAAGCTTTATGTACATCGACGATTGCGTGGAAGGCACGCAGATGATCATGGAGAGCGACATCGATGAGCCAATCAACCTCGGCTCGAGCGAGCTTGTAACGATCAATCAGCTCGTGGACATCGTCGAGGACATTGCAGGGATCAAGCTGAAGCGGAATTACAACCTGAGCGCGCCCAAGGGCGTGAACGGGCGCAACAGCGATAACACGCTCATCCTGGAACGCCTCGGATGGGAGCCTTCGACGAAACTGCGCGATGGCATGGAGAAGACCTACCGCTGGATCGAAGGCGAGATCGAACGCGGGGCTTCGGGCAAATAG
- a CDS encoding META domain-containing protein, whose product MRTKIPGLAVQAGLALALAGVVHAQELKQAAPLERTQWKLTWVEGSSVEHTSPRTAFIMLNPVTHRMSGSGGCNNLLGPYELDGVHLRFKGAARTMMACAGGSDTEDKLVDALEKVRQWKISDGELELQDDSGHDLARFTAAAAQ is encoded by the coding sequence ATGCGGACAAAAATTCCGGGTCTGGCGGTGCAGGCGGGGCTCGCATTGGCGCTGGCGGGCGTCGTTCATGCACAGGAGCTAAAGCAGGCTGCGCCGCTCGAGCGAACGCAGTGGAAGCTGACCTGGGTGGAAGGTAGCAGCGTTGAGCACACGTCGCCGCGGACGGCCTTCATCATGCTGAATCCGGTCACCCACAGAATGTCGGGATCGGGCGGGTGCAACAACCTGCTCGGACCGTATGAACTGGACGGAGTGCACCTGCGATTCAAGGGGGCGGCGCGCACAATGATGGCGTGTGCGGGTGGATCAGACACGGAGGACAAGCTGGTTGACGCGCTGGAGAAGGTGCGGCAGTGGAAGATCTCGGACGGGGAACTGGAGTTGCAGGACGACAGCGGACACGACCTGGCGAGGTTTACGGCGGCAGCGGCTCAGTAG
- a CDS encoding metallophosphoesterase family protein has protein sequence MIGVISDTHGLLRPEALDALRGAEHILHAGDVGDITILDRLRSIAPVTAIRGNIDTSGPTAQLPATEAIELHGHLIYMLHAIADLDLKPEAAGISVVIFGHSHKPSTDIHKGVLYLNPGSAGPRRFKLPITVAHLHLDAKPRAEIIPLSISG, from the coding sequence ATGATCGGTGTGATCTCTGACACTCACGGCCTTCTGCGACCCGAAGCCCTTGACGCGCTCCGCGGCGCAGAGCACATCCTCCACGCCGGCGACGTAGGAGACATCACGATCCTCGACCGCTTGCGATCCATTGCTCCCGTGACCGCCATCCGCGGCAACATCGACACCAGCGGCCCAACCGCGCAGCTCCCCGCCACCGAAGCCATCGAGCTCCACGGCCACCTGATCTACATGCTGCACGCAATCGCCGATCTCGACCTGAAGCCCGAGGCCGCCGGCATCTCCGTCGTGATCTTCGGCCACTCGCACAAGCCGTCAACCGACATCCACAAGGGCGTGCTCTATCTCAACCCCGGAAGCGCCGGCCCGCGGCGTTTCAAACTTCCGATCACCGTCGCGCACCTGCACCTCGACGCGAAACCGCGCGCGGAGATCATCCCACTCTCAATTTCGGGTTGA
- the murQ gene encoding N-acetylmuramic acid 6-phosphate etherase, which produces MATLTMPSPTSTEKSFSYPLSDLQSLTTELPNEASVGLDTKSAIEIARIIAHEDAKVAAAVKKALPEIAMVIDTVARSLRDGGRLIYVGAGSSGRIAALDASECPPTFSTAPQQVQYIMAGGPKALASASDVNEDSPELGQRDIARRRPTRKDIVIGVSASGRTPYVIGAVDYARARGAKTAAVTCNPNSELAQVADITICAEVGPEVISGSTRMKASTAQKMILNMITTGAMTRLGYVYDNLMVNVHMKNAKLVERGIGVLMKLCNIDRETAIRTIKAAGKSIPIAVVMLKANVDKMEAVRRLQKSDGNVRLAIDDSRLEL; this is translated from the coding sequence ATGGCAACGTTAACCATGCCGTCCCCGACTTCCACTGAGAAGTCGTTTTCATACCCCCTGAGCGACCTGCAAAGCCTTACCACTGAGCTCCCGAATGAAGCTTCCGTTGGCCTGGATACCAAGTCAGCCATCGAGATCGCCCGCATCATCGCTCACGAGGACGCAAAGGTCGCCGCAGCCGTCAAGAAGGCGCTCCCCGAGATCGCCATGGTCATCGACACCGTCGCCCGTTCCCTCCGCGACGGCGGCCGCCTGATCTACGTCGGTGCCGGCTCCTCAGGCCGCATCGCTGCCCTGGACGCCTCCGAGTGCCCGCCCACCTTCTCCACCGCCCCGCAGCAGGTGCAGTACATCATGGCTGGCGGACCCAAAGCCCTCGCCTCCGCCTCCGACGTCAACGAAGATTCCCCCGAACTCGGCCAGCGTGACATCGCCCGCCGCCGCCCCACACGCAAAGACATCGTGATTGGCGTCTCGGCCTCGGGCCGCACGCCCTACGTGATCGGCGCCGTCGACTACGCCCGCGCGCGCGGAGCCAAGACCGCCGCCGTCACCTGCAATCCCAACTCCGAGCTCGCCCAGGTCGCCGATATCACCATCTGCGCCGAGGTCGGCCCCGAGGTCATCTCCGGCTCCACGCGCATGAAGGCTTCCACCGCGCAGAAGATGATCCTCAACATGATCACCACAGGCGCCATGACGCGGCTCGGCTACGTCTACGACAACCTGATGGTGAACGTGCACATGAAGAACGCCAAGCTTGTCGAGCGCGGCATCGGCGTCCTCATGAAGCTCTGCAACATCGACCGCGAGACCGCCATCCGCACCATCAAGGCCGCCGGCAAATCCATCCCTATCGCGGTCGTCATGCTGAAGGCCAACGTCGACAAGATGGAAGCCGTCCGCCGCCTCCAGAAATCCGACGGCAACGTCCGCCTCGCCATCGACGACTCCCGCCTCGAACTCTAG
- the lepB gene encoding signal peptidase I, with translation MQDEITDLNERRVTPEEVSLPTQSVRGRRRRPENGWRPWTRDLIISVLVSVFIILFLYQPVRVEGTSMLPQLEDQDRLFINKFAYRIGEIHRGDVVVFRYPHDQTKSYIKRVIALPGDDLRIDHGVVYVNGKQLKERYVPVWYRDDRSQPEMVLPEGEYFVMGDHRSISSDSRDFGPVSRDLIYGRAAFVYWPMDQAGVVH, from the coding sequence ATGCAAGACGAGATCACTGATCTCAATGAGAGGCGTGTGACTCCGGAGGAGGTGTCGCTGCCGACCCAGAGTGTGCGTGGACGGCGTCGTCGCCCGGAGAATGGATGGCGGCCGTGGACGAGAGACCTGATCATCTCCGTCCTGGTTTCGGTGTTTATCATCCTGTTCCTGTACCAGCCGGTGCGAGTGGAAGGCACGAGCATGCTTCCGCAGCTTGAAGACCAGGACCGGTTGTTCATCAACAAATTTGCGTACCGGATTGGTGAGATCCACCGGGGCGATGTGGTGGTCTTCCGGTATCCGCATGACCAGACGAAGAGCTATATCAAGCGCGTTATCGCGCTTCCGGGCGATGATCTCCGGATTGATCACGGCGTGGTGTATGTGAACGGCAAGCAGCTGAAGGAGCGCTATGTGCCCGTGTGGTACAGGGACGACCGCTCTCAGCCGGAAATGGTATTACCCGAAGGTGAGTACTTTGTGATGGGGGACCACAGGTCGATTTCGAGCGACAGCCGCGACTTTGGGCCGGTTTCACGCGATTTAATCTATGGCCGTGCTGCATTTGTGTACTGGCCGATGGATCAGGCGGGCGTGGTCCATTAG
- a CDS encoding WecB/TagA/CpsF family glycosyltransferase has product MAEFVAHRKVTILGVDFFGGSVSDAVTEMERGGLLVVPAAPALKDIDRNAGYREALLNADVCIPDSAFMVMIWNRISREKIQRLSGLLYLRELLQRSEMHRPGNVVWIMASPVSAARNIEWLKMQGIEVPEECVYLAPMYGKEIEDPRLLELLERLRPEHVLVTVGGGTQERLGLYLKQRLSYRPAIHCIGAAIAFLSGDQVGIPVWADKLYLGWLFRTLADPKRFGPRYWEARKLLNLMVRYRERLPDLVQDGR; this is encoded by the coding sequence ATGGCGGAGTTCGTTGCGCACCGGAAGGTGACGATTCTGGGCGTCGATTTCTTTGGCGGATCGGTTTCGGATGCCGTGACAGAAATGGAACGCGGCGGGCTGCTGGTCGTCCCTGCCGCGCCCGCCCTCAAGGACATCGACCGCAACGCCGGCTACCGTGAAGCATTGCTGAATGCCGACGTGTGCATCCCAGACTCGGCGTTCATGGTGATGATCTGGAACCGGATATCGCGGGAGAAGATTCAAAGGCTATCCGGTCTGCTGTATCTGCGAGAGCTGCTGCAAAGATCGGAAATGCACCGGCCGGGGAATGTTGTGTGGATCATGGCTAGTCCCGTAAGCGCGGCTCGAAACATCGAGTGGCTGAAGATGCAGGGCATCGAGGTGCCGGAGGAGTGCGTTTATCTCGCCCCGATGTACGGCAAGGAGATTGAGGATCCAAGGCTGCTGGAACTTTTGGAACGTCTGCGACCGGAGCACGTCTTGGTGACCGTAGGTGGCGGAACACAGGAGCGGCTCGGCCTCTACTTGAAACAGCGACTGTCCTATCGGCCTGCGATTCATTGCATCGGAGCAGCCATTGCATTCCTCAGCGGTGACCAGGTGGGGATTCCGGTGTGGGCCGACAAGCTGTATCTGGGCTGGCTGTTTCGGACGCTCGCCGATCCGAAGCGTTTCGGGCCGAGGTATTGGGAGGCACGTAAGCTGTTGAACCTCATGGTTCGATATCGCGAGCGCTTGCCGGACCTGGTTCAGGACGGAAGGTAA
- a CDS encoding serine hydrolase, with translation MKRRRGCLAGLVAMILVGVGSAWTQQSGDDGLNSALGDLIKAHHGKVAVYARQLNTSREIAIDADEPVQTASVIKLAILYNAMVDVREGKASWDEKLTLKPGEAVDGSGMLHFFDTPLTVTLKDVLTMMVIVSDNTATNLAIDRFGVDAVNARVESLGLKNTHLYKKVMKPATGPLPADYAKFGLGKTTAREMAELLEQIGECHLRRTDASASGQTTGLANWAPMDDKDKAVCDVALTMLKDQFYRETIPRYLPNGGDQTVASKTGSLNAVRNDVALVAGKSGPMVISIFTWDNEDHSWTVDNSAEMLIAKLAKTIVDAWSPDGLDAKGMVPGLGLPEGH, from the coding sequence ATGAAGAGACGGCGGGGCTGTCTGGCAGGTTTGGTGGCGATGATTTTGGTGGGCGTGGGCTCGGCGTGGACGCAGCAGAGCGGCGATGACGGCCTGAACAGCGCGCTGGGAGATTTGATCAAGGCGCATCATGGCAAGGTCGCGGTCTATGCGCGGCAGCTGAACACGAGCCGTGAGATCGCGATTGACGCGGACGAGCCCGTGCAGACGGCCAGCGTGATCAAGCTGGCGATTCTCTACAACGCGATGGTGGATGTGCGCGAAGGCAAGGCCAGCTGGGACGAGAAGCTCACGCTGAAGCCCGGCGAGGCGGTGGACGGTTCGGGGATGTTGCACTTCTTCGATACGCCGCTGACTGTCACGCTGAAGGATGTGCTGACGATGATGGTGATTGTGAGTGACAACACGGCGACAAATCTGGCGATCGACCGATTTGGCGTGGATGCGGTAAATGCGCGGGTGGAGTCGCTGGGGCTGAAGAACACGCACCTGTACAAGAAGGTGATGAAGCCGGCGACGGGACCGCTGCCGGCGGACTATGCGAAGTTCGGGCTGGGGAAGACGACGGCGCGGGAGATGGCGGAGCTGCTGGAGCAGATTGGGGAGTGTCATCTGAGGAGGACCGATGCGTCGGCTAGCGGACAGACGACTGGATTGGCGAATTGGGCTCCGATGGACGACAAGGACAAGGCGGTGTGCGACGTCGCGCTAACGATGCTGAAGGACCAGTTCTACCGCGAGACCATCCCGCGATATCTGCCAAACGGCGGAGACCAGACGGTGGCGAGCAAGACCGGGTCGCTGAATGCGGTGCGGAACGATGTGGCTCTGGTGGCGGGAAAGAGCGGGCCGATGGTGATCTCGATCTTTACGTGGGACAACGAGGACCACAGCTGGACGGTGGATAACTCAGCGGAGATGCTGATTGCGAAGCTGGCGAAGACGATTGTGGATGCGTGGTCGCCGGATGGGCTGGATGCGAAGGGGATGGTTCCGGGCCTGGGGCTGCCGGAAGGGCACTAG